acaaaaagattgACACTTAGTAGAGCACATACGTCCACTGAGGCCCAGCagtcaatcaaactgcaccaaacttCACACACTCCGTGGTATCAGATCCCTAAACATGcatgttgttttcattaagaGGCAAAGCTGTGAATGtgtcaataaaaacaaacaccctATCAAACATGTATGTGTTCCTCCCTGACCTATACCACATACTTCCAATAAGTTTTGTGTTAATCAAGTCGGTTGTGTTTGTGCAATCTTGGTTATTGACAAAGAAACCAACAAATGaacatgggtgaaaacataaccttctcaCTCAAGGTAATAATCAAAaccaaattgtattttttttttaaacaaaacctTAAAATTATAATTCTTGTGATTTTCTTTCCTTGGGAATTCTGCATGAGGACAATGCAAAATAAGTGTaactgtgtctctttgtgttacTAACAAAACCTGttatccatgttttctgctttaaGCTGCAGCTGAGGACATCAGGTTAAAATCCTGGTGTTACCGTCTGGTTATAAAGTCctgtcacagtcacagtgacAACCATAACAATACTGATGTTTGAGCATTCAGCACACAGTGAGGTAAAAGGAAACTCAAATttactttgtttatttgcagaaatcacagatatttacacatgttaataattaaaaagtatatCTAGTAATCATACATTGAACAATCAGTCAACACTGGAGGACTGCTGAATGATTAATACGTGTTAACAGTTATTAGTCTATCAATTTATTAAATCATACAGTTAAAAACATAGATGATATGACATCAAGCGATCGGttaaaatataacattaatgatttcattgtgtttattgtggAGCTTCAGTCTTGTGTCATGTTGACAATGCACAGTCTGGATGGTTCCCCAGGTCGTCAAGGTGCACAGCAAACTCAGAGAACCAGTCCCTCTCAAAAACCGCCCTGAGCTGCCCCTGCAGGGCCTTGGTCCTCCATACAGCGTGAggagcatgctgggaaatgaCTAGCCCCACTCCAGCTGTGGTGACAAAGTAGTCCCCTGACCAGTTGGACGTACCTGTGGCAGAAACACAACGTTATCTGGTCAATTATTAACCGATTCACATGCAAAGAACAACCTAAACACCCGAGTGCACCAGAGTTTAACTCAGTCAAACTACAAGTGTGTCTAAATAGAAATTCGGAAGTGAATCTGTTACTCACCGATGTAGGCGACTTTATCTGTCACCATGTATTTGTTGTGGTTGACTCTGGCGTAGGGAATATCAGACTGGTTTCCCACAGGCAGGATGAACAATTTCTGgaaagacacacaaccacattcAAAAGAGATAGGCAAAAATTCAGCGGTGAGGATTTAGTGTTTCCCTCAGCATTTATGTCACGTTGTGTCTTACCACTTGAATGCTGATGTTAGGGCGAGGGCTGTCCAGTGACGCCAGGGACTGAAGGAAGGGCAGCATGGCCGGATCAGAGGTACGTCCGCAGCTGATCAGCATCCGGATCTTAACCCTCCTCTCGAATGCAGCCGTCCTGAGGGCCTCATCGATGAAGGGCCAGTATCTGTTAGAATCCAGAGAGACAAAATCAAGCAAAAGAGTTGCATGGAGAATAGATGTCTTCCTTACGTTTTACCTCTGGGGCTTTAAAAAGCGTGTGGTGGGGGAGTACTCCATGACAGCTACATCTACATAGTGTTGGGCCTCTGTGATGATGGAGAGAATAGCCTCCAGGTCCAGTGTCCTTGAGGGAGGACAGAATGCTGGTGGAGAACCCtggagggaaaacaaaacatggacTAACGCTTCCTGAAACATTTCCTTTATTGAACTTTATTTCAGAGTGGAAACAAGTTGAGTCTCGGCTACGGTGTTGGCTGAAAATGTAACTGTGTGGTAATTTCAGTGTAAATAGCAACATACCCTCAGATAAACAGTAACCAGGAATAAGGAAGGGAAACTCACTGAGAGGTAAATCCTGCTGGAGACATTGTCGGCTTCCACCAGGAGGGGGTGCTGTTTGTTGATGTCAGTGTCAAACTCTGAGGGCCAGGGTCTAGGCAGGGAGCTGTTGGACAGTCCCATCACCCAGTAAGACTGGAAGATCTTATACAGGTCCAGAGCTACACTGGAGCAGTTGTATATGACTGCTCCGAGCTCCTTCACCTGCAGAGTCAAACAGTAAACTGTCACTTTCATGTTTCAGTGCtgacaaagtacatttactccaTTACTGTACTCAAGTACACGTctgatgtgtctgtatgtcttatttagttttttatcaaagcaaataattGTTCTTTCTACTCCACTACAGTTTTACAATGCATTACATTtcatgttcacattgtttttgaTATGTTCAAAATATAATCAACGAGAGTAAAGTGTTTCTACAGCAGCAACATCACAGCCTCAAATCAGTGAAAAGTCCACACTCTACTTTAAGTATATTCAAAAGAAAGAACCTTCTCACTATTgttaatgtggtacttttacaTAAGtgcgtgtttgtttatttattcatacttttacttcagtaaattgtttcagtacttcctccatcACTGGTTTCAGAGTTCCAAATAGGTCCCCAT
This Limanda limanda chromosome 12, fLimLim1.1, whole genome shotgun sequence DNA region includes the following protein-coding sequences:
- the LOC133015637 gene encoding 5'-3' exonuclease PLD4 → MSTYRRLDDGDVQDKGKSTSCVVLVVLLGCVSVLGILIAVAVLERPPPPKDPKTLPEDTGGSNTSTDQCSMALVESIPQHVEYKSNVTRGIPLEQAWKDLITMATEEVLVVSFYWTLTGKDININSSSDIPGRNILRDLEELPSRNVSVRVVASDPSVSTNSTDLKVLEAKGVQVRSVDFGRLTKGILHSKFWIVDRKHVFIGSANMDWRALTQVKELGAVIYNCSSVALDLYKIFQSYWVMGLSNSSLPRPWPSEFDTDINKQHPLLVEADNVSSRIYLSGSPPAFCPPSRTLDLEAILSIITEAQHYVDVAVMEYSPTTRFLKPQRYWPFIDEALRTAAFERRVKIRMLISCGRTSDPAMLPFLQSLASLDSPRPNISIQVKLFILPVGNQSDIPYARVNHNKYMVTDKVAYIGTSNWSGDYFVTTAGVGLVISQHAPHAVWRTKALQGQLRAVFERDWFSEFAVHLDDLGNHPDCALST